A region from the Ovis aries strain OAR_USU_Benz2616 breed Rambouillet chromosome 22, ARS-UI_Ramb_v3.0, whole genome shotgun sequence genome encodes:
- the ADGRA1 gene encoding adhesion G protein-coupled receptor A1: protein MDLRTVLSLPPSPGELLHPVVYACTAVMLLCLLASAATYVVHQSAIRISRLGRHTLLNFCLHAALTFSAFAGGINRTRFPTLCQAVGIALHYSTLSALLWIGVTARNIYKQVTRKAPLCPGAGQPPHPRQPLLRFYLVGGGAPLVICGVTAATNIRNYGMEAEDAAYCWMAWEPSLGAFYGPVAFIALVTCVYFLGTYVQLRRHPERRYELRERTEEQQRLAGPEGGPGTPGGAPPAPDGRAASLLQNEHSFRAQLRAAAFTLFLFAATWAFGALAVSQGNFLDMVFSCLYGAFCVTLGLFVLIHHCAKRDDVWHCWWSCCPARRDPHSAKLSARPALDANGDALGHVACLQDSPCPGKALGFSHPSSSHCKMTNLQASQGHVSCLSPATPCCAQTHCEQLTEEAAHVHAGDAFEHDTHLHTCVQGRTKPHYFSRHRAAAAEQEYAYHIPSSLDGSPHSSRSESPPSSLEGPVGPHALACCAQGDPFPLVSQPEGGAPSPVLYSCPPRPGREAARGPARLEMLRRTQSLPFGGPGQNGLLKGDVRDAAHFGSDSTGNIRTGPWRNETTV from the exons ATG GATCTGAGGACGGTCCTCTCCCTGCCCCCGTCCCCAGGGGAGCTCCTGCACCCCGTGGTGTATGCCTGCACGGCCGTCATGCTGCTGTGTCTGCTGGCCTCCGCCGCCACCTACGTCGTCCACCAAAG CGCCATCCGGATCAGCCGCCTGGGCCGGCACACCCTCCTGAACTTCTGTCTCCACGCGGCCCTGACCTTCTCCGCCTTCGCCGGCGGCATCAACCGCACCAGATTCCCGACCCTGTGCCAGGCG GTGGGCATCGCGCTGCACTACTCCACCCTGTCTGCTCTGCTGTGGATCGGGGTGACCGCCAGGAACATTTACAAGCAGGTGACCAGGAAGGCCCCGCTGTGCCCGGGGGCAGGCCAGCCGCCACACCCCAGGCAGCCCCTGCTCAG GTTCTACCTCGTCGGCGGCGGGGCCCCTCTGGTCATCTGCGGCGTCACGGCCGCCACGAATATCAGGAACTACGGGATGGAGGCCGAGGATGCGGCGTA CTGCTGGATGGcctgggagcccagcctgggCGCCTTCTATGGGCCGGTGGCCTTCATCGCTCTCGTCACCTGCGTGTACTTCCTTGGCACCTACGTCCAGCTCCGGCGCCACCCGGAGCGCAGGTACGAGCTCAGGGAGCGGACGGAGGAGCAGCAGCGGCTGGCAGGCCCCGAGGGTGGCCCTGGGACCCCGGGGGGCGCGCCGCCCGCCCCCGACGGCCGGGCCGCCTCGCTGCTGCAGAACGAGCACTCGTTCCGGGCCCAGCTGCGGGCCGCCGCCTTCACGCTCTTCCTGTTCGCGGCCACGTGGGCCTTCGGGGCGCTGGCCGTGTCGCAGGGCAACTTCCTGGACATGGTCTTCAGCTGCCTGTACGGCGCcttctgtgtgaccctggggCTCTTCGTGCTCATCCACCACTGTGCCAAGCGTGATGACGTGTGGCACTGCTGGTGGTCTTGCTGCCCCGCCCGCCGGGACCCCCACTCTGCGAAGCTCAGCGCCCGCCCTGCCCTCGACGCCAACGGGGACGCGCTGGGCCACGtggcctgcctgcaggactcgccGTGTCCTGGCAAGGCGTTGGGCTTCAGCCACCCATCCTCCAGCCACTGCAAGATGACCAACCTGCAGGCCAGCCAAGGCCACGTCAGCTGCCTGTCGCCAGCCACGCCCTGCTGTGCCCAGACGCACTGCGAGCAGCTCACGGAGGAGGCAGCCCACGTGCACGCGGGGGACGCCTTCGAGCACGACACACACCTGCACACGTGTGTCCAGGGCAGAACTAAGCCGCACTACTTCAGCCGGCACCGGGCAGCCGCGGCCGAGCAGGAGTACGCCTACCACATCCCGTCCAGCCTGGACGGCAGCCCACACAGCTCGCGCTCGGAAAGCCCGCCCAGCTCACTAGAGGGCCCCGTGGGCCCTCACGCGCTGGCCTGCTGTGCCCAGGGCGACCCCTTCCCCCTGGTCAGCCAACCCGAGGGCGGCGCCCCCAGCCCCGTGCTGTACAGCTGTCCGCCGCGGCCCGGCAGGGAGGCGGCCCGCGGCCCGGCGCGCCTGGAGATGCTCCGCCGGACACAGTCGCTGCCCTTCGGTGGCCCCGGCCAGAACGGGCTGCTCAAGGGCGACGTGCGGGATGCTGCCCACTTCGGCTCGGACAGCACAGGCAACATCCGCACGGGCCCCTGGAGGAATGAGACAACGGTGTAG